The sequence ttaggaagactaaccagtcacatgcagggaggtgtgactcgcgctgcataaacaaagggatttaactcctgaatggcagagaattgaacaatgagactgcaggggcatgttctacacgccaaaactgcttaatttcgCTGAAGTTTTGTTTGTGCTTATACTCTTTAATCAGATTTGGATATGAGTAGTAGTAGTGGTATTTATTCAGCCGCTGGTTCTAGCAAGGTCTGTTCAGCCTTTCATACTTCCATGATTCATTACTTTGGGTATTAACATTGGACCCAACAATATATTACAAATCAAAATGTATTCATTCTGGTTAAGTTTATCAATGTTGAATTAGTATGGTCAAAGTATGTTGTCTTTCCTTCTAAGTTAACAACCAAgcctgcagaatttttttttaaaaatagttttgcttTGTAATGGAAAAAAcaattaatacttttttttttatttttctcctctCTACAGGTCATGTTACAATTTTATAGCACCTAAAAATAtattaagtatttatttattactccGGTATAGAAAACCATTTTAGAACCATGGATGACACGGATTATGGACGCTTTGTGGATTGGGATCAGATGGAGACTACTACGCAAGAGCCAAGTCCCAAAGTATTAAACTGCACTGATTTCCAGGAGCTTAAACAACTGGCCCGTCAGGGATATTGGGCCAAGAGTCATTCACTGCGATCCAAGGTCTACCACAAGCTGATAAAGGAAATCCCTTGTCGAACTGTAACGCCAGATGCGAGCGTGTACCGTGACATTGTGGGTAAGATTGTCGGCAAGCGCAGCTCAATATCCCTCCCTCTACCAGAATTTGTAGATGAACGCCAGATTCCTACTTACTGTCTTAACACAGAAGGGATCAGAGCAGTTCGGAAAATCCTCCTTTGTATCTCAAACCAGTTCCCGGATATATCTTTCTGTCCAGCACTACCGTCTTTGGTTTCTTTGCTTCTACATTACAGCCAAGATGAGGCAGAATGCTTTGAAAGTGTCTCTCGAATACTGGCTTGTAATGACCCCAACAGGAGACTTGTTGACCAAACTTTCCTAGCATTCGAATCTTCTTGTATGACCTTCGGAGACCTTGCAGGCAAATATTGCCAAGGTCCTCATAAGCTGATGGTGGCTGTGTCTGAAGACGTCTTAGAGGTGTACTCTGATTGGCAGAGATGGCTCTTTGGAGAACTTCCTTTCACCTATGTTACACGTGTGTTTGATGTGTTTATGGTCGAGGGCTACAAAGTATTGTTTAGAGTAGCCCTGGCTATTCTTAAATTCTTCCACAAGGTAAAGGCTGGCCTACCGATGGAGTCTAGCAACGTAAAAAGAGACCTCCAAATGTTTGTAAAAGATATTGCCAACTCTGTTTCTCCAGAAAAGCTTTTGGAGAAGGCATTTGCGATCAGGTTGTTCTCCCGTAAGGAGATTCAGCTATTACAGATGGCCAACGAGAAAGCCCTGCAGCAGAAAGGGATAACCGTCAAACAGAAAAGGTAAGACTATTTACACATTCGTGTTCTCAATTAGAATGACTTCTCAGAAATTCCCACACATCAGATCttgtattgttttgatatttTCTAAAATACATGCTACTTTTAAATGTTTGCACAGGAATGTTATCCATCTCCCTCTTTGAAATAAAATAGTCTTTGCAGCCAAAGAAGCTTCCAGACGCTCCATACAGATATTTTGTTCTAAGGCGGCATTGCAATATATCTGGAATGTTAGGGGACGTTTGGTCAGCTCGAAGCATTAGATCTTAACCTCTGCAAAATTTGCTGCCCTATAAAATTATCTTGGTAAAACCAGCTTGAATGTAGCATAGTGGATGTTTGGCTGAAACAATATCTTATTTAAGTTATATTTTCGTTACTTAAGGGAGATATCTATACAGGTTAACttataaattatgtatttaaccccttaaggacacatgacatgtgtgatatgtcatgattcccttttattccagaagtttggtccttaaggggttaagcactacTTCAAACAAAATGTAGCTTTCTGGTTTGACTTCCGCTCCCTGCCTCTCAAAGAGCCTGAAGATCTCTGCCTGAGTAAAGCCCAGTCTGACTACTTACACTGGTATGGAGgcagggcactactggcaccataactactgcagcacactgttgtggttatggttcttgaagGGTTCCTTAATAGCAAATGTGTGTCTTGAAAAACTCCATTAAATGTATCCAAACTGACGATTTTCCAttttctctgtctttctctcttttcCCTTCCTCTGCTTTTTCTTCCTGTCCTGTGTGTTTTCCCAGAGTAAAATCACCTGTCCGGTAAGTGCGCTCGCTATCCCTTCCTCTTTTACTTGTCCATATTCTGACCACTGACAATGGCTTTTCTAATCTTCAATGAAATCTGTGCTTCTGGCTGTTTAACTGTCTGTAGTTCGTAACTAGTGCATGTAACATTGTAactgggggtaaaaagagggaacCATATTTCTAGAGTAGgtgtttagtgtttgcagatgtatGTGTAATATTAATCTTTGTCCCATTTAACCAGTTGGTTGGTTTTCCCAATAAACCCCAAATAAAATTTCTGGTGTTTCCTTAGTCTCTAATGGTAGTGTCCCAGCAAAGACATATACGTACGATGTAACCCACAAAATCCATAATGGGTATCGCTTCTTAGGACAGGCAGCTGTACAACACGTATATTGCTGTATTCTGACCTAGTAttgcacaataaaaattatatatattttttaaccgaATTTTATTCCCCTGCACTATTTCTGCAACTCATTGAATAAACAAAACGTGTGCATATTTTCCTGTCTGTGGACACAACTTATGcacattttatctattttatggtAGTGTAATATATAAGCTGCCATTTCTATCTGCAAATAAAGATCTGTGTATGATTAGATACATTTGTGGTTATAAAGAAAGTGATGCAGTTACTATGGCAACAAAGAGTTCTCACTGATTCTGTGATTACTACACTTGGAACATTTGGGACCAAGTTTTTTAAAAGTGCAGCAACAGTCTGCACTGTTCCATTTGTTGCTATGGCGATTGCTCCACTTCCATGTTGCTTAGATCagctatgtaaaaaaaatacattttcatttactCACTGAGCGCAAAACTCTGCTAGATCAGTTATTTTGTGTAATAAAAACACATGTGCACGTAGTCGCAGAGAAgaggttaaataattttgataaTGATGCTGGTTTTGTCTCCTTTGCGGGAAGTAACTTGCGTTGCTCGCCATGAAACTTGAGCATGGCGTCTCGCCCAGTTCAGCATCTCTACGTGTCCCTTGCGCTCCATAGAGCAGGTGGGTCTTAGTAAATTAATATTACAGACATGACGTGAGTTGCTGCGGGGATAGATATTGTGTGTCCCGCTCCTACACAGCTCTATATTCATTTTAATGCTTATTTTATGACTCTTCACTAAAGACAAATCCTTTGTTGAATGGCAACCAAGGACAGGCCGCGAGCCAAGCTCCGAGCTCCTGCATGACACTCAATCCCGGCTTATTGTCTCTGTGCATGCCTGATGCTTTAAAACGGCTAATTGAGGGCCGCGCGCAGTTCTCTGGAGCGTAACCTGCCTGCTGCATTAACGGTTTTGGAAGGAGAAAGAATTGGTACTGAGCTGGATAATGAGGATACTGGCCGCTGTGTGAGAATGCCAGCAATCACTGTATTGTATGCATGCAGCTCTCATATTGCTAACAAATATAGAATTGTACTTTTTAGAACCAGGATTtacgtttttatttaatttagccAGCTACATGTCCTGCGTATGACCTCTCCATTGCTCATAAATAGGCTGATGCGTTTGGTGTAGAACACTTGAATGCATCATGATTATCTCCACGTAaaatttacccttttttttaaaaatttttattgATCATTTCTTTTCATAGATCGATGTCTATTTTTAACCCCTTGGATATGAGAAGCATGCCCTGTGCTTTGCAACTGGCGTGCAAAGAGTTAATGTCACCAACGTTTTGTTTTCAGCCCGTTTAAATGAACTTCATTGCCCAAAATAGATCATTGTCCCACCCAACCTAATACAACCTAATTTATCCAAGGGATTTAACCTAAGTCTCCCTCTTATTCCACATTGAGTATTACAGACCTCTGACCTGTTTAACTTGCGGAATCCTGTGAAATGCACTGCTCCCAGGTTTAACCTGTACTGGGAGAGATCTGTTAAAGGTGCTGGAACTCTACAGGTGCAGTTAGTAAATGCAAGAGGAGTTTGTGTCCAACAGCAACTTAGAGCTACAGAAATCAGAATATTCCAGTTCGCGTGTGTTTTTCTATAACAAGGTCAGTATTATTCTTCCCTCCGTGCCAGCAGTGATCAGTGTCTAGAGTTTATTCATCATAAAATGCAACATGTTGCAGCGTAGTAAAAACGTATCGTTTGTTTTGCAGTGCTGTACCAATCCAAATAATTTTCTATAATTTGGCCGCaattctgtatttatttatattttttgcaagACTTTTCCCTTGCGTTTAAGGAGCCGCATCCTGTAGTCTGCAGAAATGCTGTGTGCAAGTTGTGAATTAATTTGTCATCGTTGCAGTGCTGGGTTGTACAAAAACAGGATATGTTTGGCTGGATGATCAGGAAACCCGACTCTTGTCATCTTATCAAACGTTATTCCTTTAATAAAagcttattatttttaatttttttcctactGCTTTTTGTGCAAAATCCCAGCAGTGTGTTTAATATTGGGAGTCTGTTAATGGGACTCCTGTTTTATGGAATGTAGgctccaaacattttaaaaagacCGAACCACAATATAAATATTTCCCCCCTCACCACCTGtcgccaatttaaaaaaaaaaaaaaaaaaaagaagaaaattaaacCTTTTCACGTATTGTATCTGACAGGCAGAATGTTCACCTTGCTGTCCACGCTGAAAACTTCAAATCCGAGATCGTGAGCGTAAAAGAAATGCGTGACATATGGTCTTGGATCCCTGAGAGGTTTGCCCTGAGTCAACCCCTCCTGCTTTTCACCAACTCGGAGCATGGCAACAGCCTCAGCAGGTAAGTTCCCTCTCCCGTTACCGGGTGGAATCTATTCATTAAGCTGCTGACTAGGGGGACATATCACTAGGTTCGTACCTGCTGCGTACAGCCAAGATTCTTTCGCAGAATCCTAGTAGAATACCAGAGAATAAGGAATct is a genomic window of Pelobates fuscus isolate aPelFus1 chromosome 8, aPelFus1.pri, whole genome shotgun sequence containing:
- the TBC1D24 gene encoding TBC1 domain family member 24 isoform X1 — protein: MDDTDYGRFVDWDQMETTTQEPSPKVLNCTDFQELKQLARQGYWAKSHSLRSKVYHKLIKEIPCRTVTPDASVYRDIVGKIVGKRSSISLPLPEFVDERQIPTYCLNTEGIRAVRKILLCISNQFPDISFCPALPSLVSLLLHYSQDEAECFESVSRILACNDPNRRLVDQTFLAFESSCMTFGDLAGKYCQGPHKLMVAVSEDVLEVYSDWQRWLFGELPFTYVTRVFDVFMVEGYKVLFRVALAILKFFHKVKAGLPMESSNVKRDLQMFVKDIANSVSPEKLLEKAFAIRLFSRKEIQLLQMANEKALQQKGITVKQKRVKSPVRQNVHLAVHAENFKSEIVSVKEMRDIWSWIPERFALSQPLLLFTNSEHGNSLSRFYLHCEGHEPTLLLIKTSNKEVCGAFLSTDWAERRRSGNKLSFFGTGECFVFRLQPEVERYEWVIIKHPELGMASSSLANKDANSTEETGNGTDPADRLSPFLATRHFNLPSKTASMFMAGSTECIIIGGGDGQALYLDSDLNYGRTSHCNTFNNQPLCSETFQISTIEVWAFKDNLNEDR
- the TBC1D24 gene encoding TBC1 domain family member 24 isoform X2; protein product: MDDTDYGRFVDWDQMETTTQEPSPKVLNCTDFQELKQLARQGYWAKSHSLRSKVYHKLIKEIPCRTVTPDASVYRDIVGKIVGKRSSISLPLPEFVDERQIPTYCLNTEGIRAVRKILLCISNQFPDISFCPALPSLVSLLLHYSQDEAECFESVSRILACNDPNRRLVDQTFLAFESSCMTFGDLAGKYCQGPHKLMVAVSEDVLEVYSDWQRWLFGELPFTYVTRVFDVFMVEGYKVLFRVALAILKFFHKVKAGLPMESSNVKRDLQMFVKDIANSVSPEKLLEKAFAIRLFSRKEIQLLQMANEKALQQKGITVKQKRQNVHLAVHAENFKSEIVSVKEMRDIWSWIPERFALSQPLLLFTNSEHGNSLSRFYLHCEGHEPTLLLIKTSNKEVCGAFLSTDWAERRRSGNKLSFFGTGECFVFRLQPEVERYEWVIIKHPELGMASSSLANKDANSTEETGNGTDPADRLSPFLATRHFNLPSKTASMFMAGSTECIIIGGGDGQALYLDSDLNYGRTSHCNTFNNQPLCSETFQISTIEVWAFKDNLNEDR